From one Catenuloplanes nepalensis genomic stretch:
- a CDS encoding TauD/TfdA family dioxygenase, producing MITHCSIDPDDLSAVGRLMAVVARDGVVTFDGVPDRPSLLRLGRAMLKVRTHRDSEPDGITVIHDRGKLARRAGNAGLGHERLSLHTESSALPRPPELLMLYCAQAAASGGDCHLADGAVLAQELAQHHPDLLDVLCEPRNVLFGGAAGFLGSPLTVTGARMSIRMRSDSLARYAPPLARRLPEVHRILSRITISVRLQPGTGYLLSNTRWLHGREEYDAGRVMYRLLGDPRAGYEVLAGFPRPLQTVSAR from the coding sequence ATGATCACGCATTGCTCGATCGATCCCGACGACCTCAGCGCCGTCGGCCGGCTTATGGCCGTCGTCGCGCGCGACGGTGTCGTCACCTTCGATGGCGTGCCGGACCGGCCCAGCCTGCTACGCCTGGGCCGCGCCATGCTGAAAGTGCGCACCCACCGCGACAGCGAGCCCGACGGCATCACGGTGATCCACGATCGCGGGAAGCTGGCCCGCCGTGCCGGGAACGCCGGACTCGGTCACGAGCGTCTGAGCCTGCACACCGAGTCCTCCGCGCTGCCGCGACCTCCCGAGCTGTTGATGCTCTACTGCGCGCAAGCAGCGGCCTCGGGCGGCGACTGCCATCTCGCGGACGGCGCGGTGCTCGCCCAAGAACTCGCACAACATCATCCTGACCTGCTCGACGTGCTGTGCGAACCGCGTAACGTGCTGTTCGGCGGCGCCGCAGGCTTTCTTGGTTCACCTCTGACCGTCACCGGTGCCCGGATGAGTATCCGCATGCGCAGTGACAGCCTCGCCCGGTATGCGCCACCGCTCGCCCGGCGCCTTCCCGAGGTGCACCGCATCCTCTCGCGCATCACCATCAGCGTGCGGCTGCAGCCCGGCACCGGATACCTGTTGTCCAACACGCGCTGGTTGCACGGGCGGGAGGAGTACGATGCCGGCCGCGTCATGTATCGGCTGCTCGGTGATCCCCGCGCCGGTTACGAGGTGCTGGCCGGCTTCCCCCGCCCGCTTCAGACGGTGAGCGCCCGATGA
- a CDS encoding NUDIX hydrolase, which yields MSIKGVCVQNGRVLLLHNERDEWELPGGKLELGEDPASCLAREIAEESGWTVEVGPILDAWQYHIRDEIDVLIVTYGCTVGTDLPPRVSSEHKQARLFTPAEVGTLRIPAGYRRSIDTWCTHHGALARG from the coding sequence GTGTCGATCAAAGGCGTGTGCGTGCAGAACGGGCGGGTCCTGCTGCTGCACAACGAACGCGACGAATGGGAACTACCCGGCGGCAAACTCGAACTCGGCGAGGACCCGGCCTCCTGTCTCGCCCGGGAGATCGCTGAGGAATCCGGGTGGACAGTCGAGGTCGGCCCAATTCTGGACGCCTGGCAATACCACATCCGAGACGAGATCGACGTGCTGATCGTGACCTACGGCTGCACCGTCGGCACCGACCTGCCGCCACGGGTCAGCAGCGAGCACAAGCAAGCCCGGCTCTTTACGCCAGCTGAGGTCGGTACTCTGCGGATCCCGGCAGGCTACCGGCGCTCCATCGATACCTGGTGCACCCACCATGGCGCGCTGGCCCGCGGCTAG
- a CDS encoding helix-turn-helix domain-containing protein, whose protein sequence is MSGELRDLRPDTTSSLWLWTSPDAQTALATGNLGIIMRTWRRATGVGQHELAARLGYDTSYISRIEKGSRDVTDINARLRIARHLGVPPHRVGVVDPGSADHIAMMQFAESTIRLAVLARQAGQAAAAINELWPLVARLEARAAEGMIDRETLPLLARARAELGVSLGYVLPEQRLGAAVRWTGRALRIAAHLEDPDLHAYCLRSYGNELRKAGRTKVANVYIAHAVALDAPRQRTAALLQLARVASDPATFDATFDGLRRSREAGIASDPMITDATILEVQLRGLLTTGRAGAAAEMINKLSWTAGAASPQWAVIRDITVASVMFTADSDSTAAPLLERAIASAVQLRLPHQIQRAQRVARRHRPELVAHAADLLNDLSGGTRRTG, encoded by the coding sequence GTGTCCGGCGAACTACGTGACCTGCGACCGGACACGACATCGTCGTTATGGCTGTGGACCAGCCCCGATGCGCAAACGGCACTGGCAACCGGCAACCTCGGCATCATCATGCGCACGTGGCGGCGCGCCACCGGTGTGGGGCAGCATGAACTGGCCGCACGGCTCGGCTACGACACCTCCTACATCTCCAGGATCGAGAAGGGCAGTCGCGACGTCACCGACATCAACGCACGGCTGCGCATCGCGCGACATCTCGGAGTGCCACCGCATCGTGTCGGCGTCGTCGACCCCGGCAGCGCGGACCACATCGCCATGATGCAGTTCGCCGAATCGACGATCCGGCTCGCGGTCCTCGCCCGCCAAGCCGGCCAGGCGGCGGCGGCGATCAACGAACTCTGGCCGCTCGTGGCCCGCCTGGAAGCTCGTGCCGCCGAAGGGATGATCGACCGGGAGACGCTGCCGCTTCTCGCCCGCGCCCGTGCTGAACTCGGCGTGTCGCTGGGATATGTCCTGCCGGAACAGAGACTCGGAGCCGCCGTTCGCTGGACCGGCCGCGCTCTACGCATCGCCGCACACCTTGAAGACCCGGACCTGCATGCCTACTGCCTACGCAGCTACGGCAACGAGCTCCGTAAAGCCGGCCGGACCAAGGTCGCCAACGTGTACATCGCGCACGCCGTTGCCCTCGACGCACCACGTCAACGCACCGCGGCGCTGCTCCAGCTGGCGCGGGTCGCGTCCGATCCCGCGACCTTCGACGCCACGTTCGACGGCCTGCGGCGTAGCCGAGAGGCTGGGATAGCGAGCGACCCGATGATCACTGACGCCACGATCCTTGAGGTGCAGCTTAGGGGACTGCTGACGACTGGACGCGCTGGCGCAGCCGCAGAGATGATCAACAAACTTAGCTGGACGGCTGGGGCCGCATCGCCACAGTGGGCGGTCATTCGGGACATCACGGTTGCCTCCGTGATGTTCACGGCCGATAGTGACTCGACCGCGGCACCATTACTCGAACGAGCGATCGCTTCGGCTGTGCAGCTACGACTACCGCACCAGATCCAACGCGCGCAACGCGTTGCGCGACGTCATCGCCCAGAGTTGGTCGCGCATGCCGCCGACTTGCTGAATGACCTCAGCGGCGGGACAAGGCGCACTGGGTAA
- a CDS encoding FxLD family lanthipeptide, which yields MSQPTTVLDQDRPADEFDLDIEFIEAGDTVERIIQMTEDGCGSTCASACTSC from the coding sequence ATGTCTCAGCCCACCACGGTCCTCGACCAGGACCGCCCCGCCGACGAATTCGACCTCGACATCGAGTTCATCGAGGCGGGCGACACCGTCGAGCGCATCATCCAGATGACCGAGGACGGGTGCGGCAGCACCTGCGCCTCGGCCTGCACCAGCTGCTGA
- the fxlM gene encoding methyltransferase, FxLD system produces the protein MTVHLEDAAALRQAMVTALRDEGLITSEAVAAAMNAVPRHEFAPDESLKNVYQTSTTLWPKTDTNGRKTSVVSAANIQAIQLGQADVRPGMNVLEIGSGGYNAALIAEVVGPAGAVTTVDIDADIVDRARAGLVRAGYERVNVVHADAEHGVAQYAPYDRIIVTVGAWDIPPAWLEQLTPNGRIVVPLRFAGITRLIAFDRVPDEPKLTADNYRLGAFVPMQGDGAATEKLTVVTPDIGLRVDQGSTLTFDVPALRKALHSTPVERWSGTPFDMPDELELYLLTSGPEMPILHAAQDAVDQGVVDRTVRIGTPALVRGGTFAYRVKRENPDTVSGYETGVIAHGPEAAQVGDELLSMIRAWADDYYRRNAAQIAYHPGEAGTSASAGWHTTRRHGVLTVAWS, from the coding sequence ATGACAGTGCACCTTGAAGACGCTGCTGCCTTACGCCAGGCCATGGTGACCGCGCTGCGCGACGAGGGTCTCATCACCTCGGAGGCCGTCGCGGCGGCGATGAACGCGGTTCCCCGGCACGAGTTCGCCCCCGACGAGTCACTGAAGAACGTCTATCAGACCAGCACTACCCTGTGGCCCAAGACCGATACCAACGGGCGGAAGACCAGCGTGGTCTCGGCCGCGAACATCCAGGCCATCCAGCTCGGACAGGCGGACGTTCGGCCCGGCATGAATGTCCTGGAGATCGGGTCTGGCGGATACAACGCGGCGCTGATCGCGGAGGTCGTCGGGCCGGCCGGCGCGGTGACGACCGTCGACATCGACGCCGATATCGTCGACCGCGCCCGCGCGGGCCTGGTCAGGGCCGGGTACGAGCGGGTCAACGTCGTGCACGCCGACGCCGAGCACGGTGTGGCGCAATACGCGCCGTACGACCGCATCATCGTCACCGTCGGGGCGTGGGACATCCCGCCTGCCTGGCTTGAGCAGCTCACCCCGAACGGCCGGATCGTCGTCCCGCTGCGTTTCGCCGGGATCACCCGCCTCATCGCGTTCGACCGCGTCCCGGATGAGCCGAAGCTGACGGCCGACAACTACCGGCTCGGCGCGTTCGTGCCGATGCAGGGCGACGGCGCCGCTACCGAGAAGCTAACCGTCGTCACCCCCGACATCGGCCTCCGAGTGGACCAAGGCAGCACGCTCACCTTCGACGTGCCGGCGCTGCGGAAGGCGCTCCACTCCACGCCGGTGGAGCGCTGGTCCGGCACGCCGTTCGACATGCCCGACGAACTGGAGCTGTACCTGCTGACCAGCGGTCCGGAGATGCCGATCCTGCACGCCGCGCAGGACGCCGTCGATCAAGGCGTGGTCGACCGCACCGTACGGATCGGCACCCCGGCGCTGGTGCGCGGCGGGACCTTCGCCTACCGCGTCAAACGCGAGAACCCGGACACCGTGAGCGGCTACGAGACCGGTGTCATCGCGCACGGTCCGGAGGCCGCGCAGGTCGGCGACGAGCTGCTGTCAATGATCCGCGCCTGGGCTGACGACTACTACCGGCGCAACGCCGCTCAGATCGCGTACCACCCCGGCGAGGCGGGCACCAGCGCCTCGGCCGGCTGGCACACCACCAGGCGGCACGGCGTCCTGACCGTCGCCTGGTCCTAG
- a CDS encoding HAD family hydrolase, producing the protein MITAVVFDIGETLLDDTREWAAWADWLGVPRHTFSAVVGAVVASGRDNRESFAYFRDDFDLERERAARIAAGAGQVIEESDLYADVRPALSVLRRARVWVGIAGNQTAAVGDRLRTLDLPADAIATSADWGVGKPDPGFFDRVASMSPAGRSGLLYVGDHRDHDLVAGHRAGVRTALVRRGPWGHLWHDDPAVRATAAFVVDGLADLADAVLATRANAQAHPDVSYSPASTGTE; encoded by the coding sequence ATGATCACTGCGGTGGTGTTCGACATCGGTGAGACGCTGCTGGACGACACCCGCGAATGGGCCGCCTGGGCGGACTGGCTCGGTGTACCCCGGCACACGTTCTCCGCGGTCGTCGGTGCCGTTGTCGCATCCGGCCGCGACAACCGAGAATCCTTCGCCTATTTTCGTGACGATTTCGATCTCGAACGTGAACGCGCCGCACGCATTGCTGCGGGCGCGGGGCAGGTGATCGAGGAATCCGACCTGTACGCCGACGTTCGGCCGGCGTTGTCGGTCCTGCGCCGGGCGAGAGTCTGGGTCGGGATCGCCGGGAATCAAACCGCTGCGGTCGGTGACCGCCTACGGACCCTGGACCTGCCCGCGGACGCGATCGCGACATCCGCGGACTGGGGTGTCGGGAAACCGGACCCGGGCTTCTTCGACCGGGTAGCCTCGATGTCCCCAGCTGGCCGGTCCGGGCTGCTGTACGTCGGCGACCACCGCGACCACGACTTGGTTGCCGGGCATCGTGCCGGCGTACGCACCGCGTTGGTCCGGCGCGGGCCATGGGGCCATCTATGGCACGACGATCCTGCCGTGCGTGCTACGGCCGCGTTCGTCGTAGACGGCCTGGCAGACCTCGCCGATGCCGTCCTCGCCACGCGAGCGAACGCCCAGGCACATCCCGACGTGAGTTACTCCCCGGCCAGCACAGGGACGGAATAG